The Mucilaginibacter gracilis genomic interval ACGCGGATAGCATCGGGGTCGCTGTAATCGGCATTGAGGATAGGGTTTTTATAGGTGCCATTTCCTTGATCGGCTACCCAAACTTTTGAAACGTTTTTGGGCGCCGCTAGTGTGGTAACCGGCTTTTTTTGTGCCCATGCCGCAACTGTTATGAGCGTGAGTGCTACTGCCAGGGATGATTTCATTTTGGTAAATAAGTTGTATAAATGCAATAGTAAAAAACTTTGCGTTAACAGTTGCATAAAAATCAATGCCGGGTGTGTACCAACCGGCATTGATTGGGCTTGCTGTTTAGGGTAACAGCGGGTTCCAGCCAGGTAATATATTGTTAAGCGTATACTGCTTAAATTCACTATCGGTTAATTGATGGCTCCATTTTACCCTGCCTTGTGCGTTTGCACCCGGGCCGGTGCTTTTATACTCGGCATAGTAGGCTGTTTTATCCTTGTCGGGAAATAAGGCATCGCCTTTCCAGGGGTTCCATCCCTCGGGGGTAATATGAGCGCCCATTTGGGTGCGGATGAAAACCGTTTTAGCATACGCACGCCACGGCCTGCCTAAATAAGCCTTGTTTACCGAGGTATCGGCAATTAACTTACAATCAAACAATACAAAGCCAAATTTTTGCCGGGCCGTTGTTGATGCCGCTGTGATAAACGAATTTGTTAAATTTTTGATAGTGCAACTTTGAAATACACAGGTAGCCTCGCCAAAAATAAAATCGGTAGTGCCTTCAATGTAGCAGTCCTGGTAATACTGGCGGCTGTTTTCGTTACTGGTGTACAGCGTATCCTGATTGCCCAGTAATTTACAGTTAATAAACCGGCACCTATCGGCCTCAACATCAAGGGCTACGGCCTGGCCAACGCGGCCCGCGGTGTTTTCAATTGTTAAGTTTTGGGCAGTAAAATCATCGCCCTGTATTTGTACCGTGTACGATGTATAGGTGGTAAACTTATCTTTACCAAACATATCCTTACCGCCCGGCACCGCTTTGCCCGAATAATCGTTATTGGTAATAATGGTATTTTCCTTGTCTTCGCCAAGCAGGGTAATCTGGGTTTTCCAGGCGGGCACAACCAGTTTTTCGTGATAAATGCCCTTTTTGATGTGTATGGTTACTTTTTGCCCAAAATCTCTTACCGAATTTACCGCTTCTTGTATGGTTTTGTAGTTACCGCTACCATCAAGGGCCACCGTAATATCTTTTGGAAAAATGGTGGCCTGCGCCATCACTACCGCTGCCGACAGTAAAAGCAATAAAAAAACAGATAGTTTTTTCATGATGTTGTAGCTTATTTAATGGTGAGCATTTTGGCATCGGCACCGCTTGTAAAATCGGGCTTGTTTTTTGAATTGGCCGTGTTGGTATTTGACAAAGTTACATTTGCCGATCTTTCACCCGCTATGCTTATCAATTGTTCGGCACTGGTATATTTAATACCACTCAGGTTAATGTTGGTGCTGCTTTCTACATAAATTAGCGGCTTGGTATCTTTAGTTTCCAGCGTAATGTTTTTGAGGCTAATGTTATTGGCTTCAATTAGTTGTACACCTGTGTTGGCTTTTAGCACCATGTTTTCCAGATAAATGTTTTTGATACTCATCTCGGGCAAACCACGAACTAAAATTGCCCGTTCGGCACCATCGCAAACTACATTACTTACATAAAAATTTTTAAACTGCGGCGTAGCCTCGGTAGGTTCTGGGATGTTTTTGATGCCCAGCGTTGAGCCGCCTTTAGTCATGTAATACATATCAAACAAAATTGCCTCGCCTATAATGTTGCGCATGGCTATGTTTTTAATGTAAATATCTTCAACCAGGCCGCCGCGGCCACGGACGGTTTTAAAACGGAGGCCAATATCGGTGCCTATAAAGGTACAGTCGGTAACAAAAATATTGCGCGCGCCGCCGCTCATTTCGCTGCCAATTACAAAGCCGCCATGAGCGCGGTAAACAATGTTGTTGCGCAGTAAAACGTTTTCGGTTGGGATGCCACGTTTGCGGCCTTCCTCGTCTCGGCCCGATTTGATGCATAATCCATCGTCACCGGCATCAAACGTGCTGTTTTCTATCAGTACATTTTTGCAGCTTTCAACATCTATAGCATCGCCGTTTTGCGCGTTCCAGGGGTTACGTACGTGTACATCGGTTAACGTTACATCTTGGCACATTAAAGTATGCAGGCACCAGTTAGCCGAGTTTTGGAAGGTTGTACCACTAAGCAATACCTTTTTGCAACCCGTTAACACTACCATGTTAGGGCGGTAAAAATCTTTATACTCGGCATAATCGCTCAGGCTTTTACCGGCTTGTATTAAACTTACATCCTTAATGGTATTGCCTTTGGCATAAGCCTCTGATGGGTACCAGCTTTTGCCATTCTCGCTTACCACGCCTCCCGAAGCTACCAGTTGTTTCCATTCGGCATCGGTTAGCCTGTCTTTACCAATGGCGCGCCATATTCCGGTACCGTTACCATCCATAATGCCTCCGCCGGTAATAGCAACGTTAACCAAATCTGTACCCGATACCGGCGATTGGTTACGCACCGAGGCATGCCCCTCGTAATTGCCTTCCACTAATGGG includes:
- a CDS encoding pectinesterase family protein, with product MKKLSVFLLLLLSAAVVMAQATIFPKDITVALDGSGNYKTIQEAVNSVRDFGQKVTIHIKKGIYHEKLVVPAWKTQITLLGEDKENTIITNNDYSGKAVPGGKDMFGKDKFTTYTSYTVQIQGDDFTAQNLTIENTAGRVGQAVALDVEADRCRFINCKLLGNQDTLYTSNENSRQYYQDCYIEGTTDFIFGEATCVFQSCTIKNLTNSFITAASTTARQKFGFVLFDCKLIADTSVNKAYLGRPWRAYAKTVFIRTQMGAHITPEGWNPWKGDALFPDKDKTAYYAEYKSTGPGANAQGRVKWSHQLTDSEFKQYTLNNILPGWNPLLP
- a CDS encoding glycoside hydrolase family 28 protein, whose translation is MKKILTLSACILSVCTAQLKAQQTAKYSWSNLPKAAVPVFKTDTFNIVKYGAVADGITLNTKSINAAITACSAQGGGVVLIPQGLWITGPIVLKSNVNLYVSRAALVQFTADKSQYPLVEGNYEGHASVRNQSPVSGTDLVNVAITGGGIMDGNGTGIWRAIGKDRLTDAEWKQLVASGGVVSENGKSWYPSEAYAKGNTIKDVSLIQAGKSLSDYAEYKDFYRPNMVVLTGCKKVLLSGTTFQNSANWCLHTLMCQDVTLTDVHVRNPWNAQNGDAIDVESCKNVLIENSTFDAGDDGLCIKSGRDEEGRKRGIPTENVLLRNNIVYRAHGGFVIGSEMSGGARNIFVTDCTFIGTDIGLRFKTVRGRGGLVEDIYIKNIAMRNIIGEAILFDMYYMTKGGSTLGIKNIPEPTEATPQFKNFYVSNVVCDGAERAILVRGLPEMSIKNIYLENMVLKANTGVQLIEANNISLKNITLETKDTKPLIYVESSTNINLSGIKYTSAEQLISIAGERSANVTLSNTNTANSKNKPDFTSGADAKMLTIK